In the Balaenoptera acutorostrata chromosome 7, mBalAcu1.1, whole genome shotgun sequence genome, one interval contains:
- the FMC1 gene encoding protein FMC1 homolog, with translation MAALGSPLRTWRGLLRELRYLNAATGRPYRHTAAYGYLVKAFRAHRVTSEKLCRARHELHFQAATYLCLLRSTREHVALHQEFHGKGERSVEESAGLVGLKLPQQPGGKGWEP, from the exons ATGGCGGCCTTGGGGTCACCGCTGCGCACTTGGCGAGGCCTTCTCCGAGAGTTGCGCTACTTGAACGCGGCCACAGGCCGACCCTATCGCCACACCGCGGCCTATGGGTACCTCGTGAAGGCTTTCCGTGCACATCGG GTCACCAGTGAGAAGCTGTGCAGAGCCCGGCATGAGCTTCATTTCCAAGCTGCCACCTATCTCTGCCTTCTGCGCAGCACCCGAGAACATGTGGCCCTCCACCAGGAATTTCATGGCAAGGGTGAGCGCTCAGTGGAGGAGTCGGCTGGCTTAGTGGGTCTCAAGTTGCCCCAGCAGCctggagggaagggctgggagccATGA